A stretch of the Acyrthosiphon pisum isolate AL4f chromosome A2, pea_aphid_22Mar2018_4r6ur, whole genome shotgun sequence genome encodes the following:
- the LOC100166099 gene encoding rootletin isoform X2, with translation MDLARENQALHERLREEAARYDRRLDTYKLAQQRQAVLVSRLQAKVMQYRERCSELEREMRTSIPAIDNVRSYRDSVRDYQSMDLDSAIRALEQERAKSEKVMELNSTLREQLDDAQTSNETLSTDLQKLTSDWEKMRDEMNAKEDEWKEEEQMFNEYCSLEHGRMMSLWQDVAQVKRMFTDMKSSTQQDLNKLRGELSLASNDMVTTCSGLVNAVKRSTYSEEKQYEHLLKENTTLQNKVEKLQNDYDTVCSQLRQKEMHLEDLKANLSEFEDKCMDSNKNEKEADNLRIDVDVLMSGMQEIVKVLQHDKEILGDLIRPSAPPHVHLSTGIIKSDTKLKPVSATSNFVDSTLSAVQSVVYRYQSNIHELQVQLSSCVDKMSETKKHCEQLEMLEKELQVKIEELSKELDDCRNVNNQLGHERDSLAETLERLRNEAQALQQNRMHVSAVVENMNSDYDKIQKANSKLQKLNDALEDEKMFQQGEIDRLLKEIDIRMLSENDVQDRCSCLKEELISIKEELNQVYLDKELLEQRCLELEILQAKMEKNKGDLESELEKIASDRTDCHESLAKAESLILDGNTEKKNLQKEHEKLVEEKKKLQVQVDDLSSDLVALRKELLQMEQDKQELESERSNATEKWKSVLLEKEKLENELEELLKDRSHLEDQLVNEKHKKQSLNEELMRLNQKIDHTIESNSRLNNQLQSIVKESEEKQIALDSCAKQLDNLERQLSSLCGEKENLESILYDVQHNLEVSENRCKQTEREKQELLIKQESMKGEIYRLCKDLESCEQAANHTKSELLSQSRTLEIEFQQTIEALKKQAEENIQKLSSEKETLKVNYERKIQEDLNRLGKNKNCEIEKLKQKLDVLQKNIDTITQQHDEALLRAENDKQQTLLLVHRDQKAIVSKLESVKKELEGEKEGYERSLRETRGKLENEKGLVTSLREQLAKIKNELNEFRMQSESEKCQLIGQIDEIQTERDRHIQECMEIKSQLCMAEDKLDNFQAHLNDISRKLKESDSIADHTRKDLMETRRNLNETSIEKEKYQNSNRELRELIKKSETDKREQGRHLEEALQKIAAIEDKCNQVEAERARLNAECKEACRRLEETEKTSKALQEDLQRAAVTGESRRNEQKQLQTKLDAETEEKERACELVQQLRRKVNELEGILEGYEQEVMRLRHRVDEDELRWKTREQELLDRLDDGLGHERKLEDQKHNLEVCLSDQTVQIQELKCKLSASEGRLRSADTQLGDLERTKRDVENRLNTIWSTLKRVTGMQADGSVRIRKWSPSRIMEQGSEPIRMDGKIVDPEIVKKGVRNLMQQVAQVEREKDDYKSQISNMTRQLEEIGDIHKKTDSKLNSTIHILRKLQDEKVELESKLGQKQSILLSQAAEIKEKSEEIKKNKEILTSQETLMHADKNEKMQLKERLEKLKLHMSQLEAEKRHLQDELTQTESKATKLEILRIGLDGDLQRLQMMLQEKDSHIQKLEEKRESHSKASAALEERCVSLTAAIERLNASLAHATANECDLKAQIQALQRSLHDASMSSASHSDKYKQLQRALQNCENEKKIAIERLDVAQHNLADCRRDQQSVNDSIIRLQMDLENKEVQKSNLEAQLRALGNKSLPRQSNKDLYDDSSDLRFKLQSLNDKVRMLESEKRSLEKKALSRSKSFERVDYEGKFSHGGRFTEENRDLKSRCDDLERKLYEKEVELKNLKMSSSDYSSNIPVKHTDLERYRAGQLQAERMLEAREQSHRQQIHRLENQVAMLRDQLTEESKRRQAYINKTTKTNREALALRQVLDKSLSKIAQDPSPDATLLKHEARTLHHAIPLSK, from the exons ATGGATTTAGCTCGGGAGAACCAGGCTTTGCACGAGCGCCTGCGGGAAGAAGCGGCTCGGTATGATAGACGATTGGATACATATAAATTGGCACAACAGAGACAGGCCGTTCTTGTTAGCAGGCTTCAAGCAAAG gTAATGCAGTATAGAGAACGGTGTTCCGAGTTGGAAAGGGAGATGAGAACTAGTATTCCAGCAATTGATAATGTTAGGAGTTATCGTGATTCAGTTAGAGATTATCAGTCAATGGACTTAGATTCTGCAATACGTGCTTTAGAACAAGAACGAgccaa ATCTGAAAAAGTCATGGAACTAAACTCGACGCTTAGAGAACAATTAGATGATGCTCAAACAAGCAATGAAACATTGTCTACAGATTTGCAAAAGTTAACTAGCGATTGGGAAAAAATGAGAGATGAAATGAATGCTAAAGAAGATGAATGGAAAGAAGAAGAACAAATGTTTAATGAGTATTGTTCATTAGAACACGGTAGAATGATGAGTCTTTGGCAGGATGTAGCCCAAGTAAAACGGATGTTCACCGATATGAAATCATCAACTCAACAAGATCTTAATAAACTTCGAGGTGAACTTTCATTAGCATCCAACGACATGGTTACTACTTGCAGTGGCTTAGTGAATGCTGTTAAACGATCAACGTATTCTGAA GAAAAACAATATGAACATCTGTTGAAAGAAAATACAACATTACAAAACAAAGTAGAAAAACTCCAAAATGATTATGATACCGTATGCTCACAGTTGCGACAAAAAGAAATGCATTTAGAAGATCTCAAAGCCAATCTTTCTGAAttt gAAGACAAATGTATGGattctaataaaaatgaaaaagaagcAGATAATTTACGTATCGATGTTGATGTATTGATGTCCGGAATGCAGGAAATAGTTAAAGTGTTACAGCACGACAAAGAAATTCTTGGTGATCTAATTAGACCTTCGGCTCCCCCACATGTACATCTTAGCACTGGAATTATTAAGTCTgacacaaaattaaaaccagTATCTGCAACTAGTAACTTTGTCGATAGTACATTGTCAGCCGTTCAGTCTGTTGTTTATAGATATCaatcaaatattcatgaacttcAAGTTCAATTATCATCTTGTGTCGATAAAAtgtcagaaacaaaaaaacattgtgAACAATTAGAAATGTTAGAAAAAGAGTTACAAGTAAAAATTGAAGAACTGAGTAAAGAACTAGATGACTGTCGAAATGTTAATAATCAATTAGGCCATGAACGTGACTCGCTTGCAGAAACACTCGAAAGACTAAGAAATGAGGCTCAAGCATTACAACAAAACAGAATGCATGTTAGCGCTgtg gtAGAAAATATGAATTCTgattatgataaaatacaaaaagctaatagtaaattacaaaaattaaatgatgCTCTGGAAGATGAAAAAATGTTCCAACAAGGTGAAATAGATCGATTACTAAAGGAAATTGACATAAGAATGTTGTCGGAAAATGATGTACAAGACAGGTGTAGTTGTTTAAAAGAAGAATTGATTAGTATCAAAGAAGAATTGAATCAAGTTTATTTAGATAAAGAACTTTTAGAACAACGGTGTCTGGAACTTGAAATTTTGCAAgctaaaatggaaaaaaacaaag GTGATCTTGAATCCGAGTTAGAAAAAATTGCATCCGACAGAACTGATTGCCATGAATCATTAGCTAAGGCGGAGTCACTTATCCTAGATGGAAAcacagagaaaaaaaatttacaaaaagaaCATGAGAAATtagttgaagaaaaaaaaaaattacaagtacAAGTAGATGATTTATCTAGTGATTTAGTTGCTCTTAGAAAAGAACTACTTCAAATGGAACAAGATAAGCAAGAATTAGAAAGTGAAAGGTCAAATGCAACTGAAAAATGGAAATCAGTATTGTTGGAAAAAGAAAag ttggAGAATGAATTAGAAGAATTATTAAAAGATAGATCCCACTTGGAAGATCAGTTGGTAAATGAAAAGCATAAGAAACAATCTCTCAATGAAGAGTTAATGcgattaaatcaaaaaattgatCATACAATAGAATCTAACTCTAGATTAAATAATCAACTTCAAAGTATTGTAAAAGAAAGTGAAGAAAAACAG ATTGCTCTTGATAGTTGTGCTAAGCAATTGGATAATTTGGAACGACAATTATCTTCTCTTTGCGGGGAGAAAGAAAATCTagaatcaatattatatgatgtgcAACATAATTTGGAAGTATCAGAAAATCGATGTAAACAAACAGAAAGGGAAAAGCAAGAATTACTAATAAAACAA gaATCAATGAAAGGTGAAATATATCGTTTGTGTAAAGATTTAGAAAGTTGTGAGCAAGCAGCTAATCACACTAAGTCTGAACTTCTAAGTCAATCTAGAACTCTAGAAATAGAATTCCAGCAAACTATAGAAGCATTGAAGAAACAAGCTgaagaaaatattcaaaaattgtcTAGTGAAaaa GAAACTCTTAAAGTTAACTATGAAAGAAAAATTCAAGAAGATTTAAATCGATtgggtaaaaacaaaaattgtgaaatagaaaaactaaaacaaaaattagatgtgttgcaaaaaaatattgatacaataacACAGCAACACGATGAAGCACTTTTGAGGGCTGAAAATGACAAACAACAAactttattattag tTCATCGAGATCAAAAAGCTATTGTTAGCAAGTTAGAAAGTGTCAAAAAAGAATTAGAAGGAGAAAAAGAGGGCTATGAACGTTCACTACGAGAAACACGTGGAAAATTAGAGAATGAAAAAGGTTTAGTGACCTCATTACGTGAACAGTtagcaaaaatcaaaaatgaattaaatgaaTTCCGTATGCAGTCCGAAAGTGAAAAATGTCAGTTAATTGGTCAAATTGATGAAATTCAAACAGAACGAGATAGACACATACAAGAGTGTATGGAAATCAAATCTCAACTGTGTATGGCAGAAGACAAACTCGACAATTTCCAGGcacatttaaatgatataagTAGAAAGTTAAAAGaat CTGATTCAATAGCTGATCATACTCGAAAAGATTTGATGGAGACTAGGCGAAATTTGAATGAAACCAgcattgaaaaagaaaaataccaaaattcaAATAGGGAATTACGAgaacttattaaaaaatctgaaaCAGATAAACGCGAACAAGGAAGACATTTAGAAGAGGCCTTGCAAAAGATTGCTGCAATAGAAGATAAATGTAATCAAGTTGAAGCAGAGCGCGCTCGTTTAAATGCTGAATGCAAAGAAGCATGTAGAAGACTTGAGGAAACTGAAAAGACAAGTAAAGCTCTTCAAGAAGATCTTCAACGAGCAGCTGTAACAGGAGAATCTCGTAGAAATGAACAGAAACAACTACAGACAAAATTGGATGCTGAAACCGAAGAAAAAGAACGGGCATGTGAACTTGTTCAACAACTTAGAAgaaag gtaaatgaaTTGGAGGGAATATTGGAGGGTTATGAACAAGAAGTGATGCGGTTACGTCATCGTGTTGATGAAGATGAATTACGTTGGAAAACTCGTGAACAAGAACTACTCGATCGACTGGATGATGGATTAGGCCATGAACGAAAACTTGAAGATCAAAAACATAACCTAGAAGTCTGTTTGTCTGATCAAACTGTTCAAATCCAAGAACTTAAATGTAAATTGAGTGCATCAGAGGGTCGTCTTCGCTCAGCGGACACTCAACTTGGAGATTTGGAAAGGACTAAACGTGATGTGGAAAATCGTTTAAACACTATTTGGTCAACTTTAAAACGAGTTACAGGCATGCAAGCAGATGGGTCTGTCAGAATAAGGAAATGGAGTCCAAGcagaa ttatgGAACAAGGTTCTGAGCCAATTCGTATGGATGGGAAAATCGTGGATCCTGAAATAGTTAAAAAAGGTGTAAGAAATTTGATGCAACAAGTAGCTCAGGTAGAAAGAGAAAAAGATGACTACAAAtctcaaatttcaaatatgacTAGGCAACTTGAAGAAATAGgagatattcataaaaaaactgATAGTAAATTGAATTCAACCATTCATATATTAAGGAAACTTCAAGACGAAAAAGTCGAGTTAGAATCAAAGCTCGGGCAAAAACAATCTATACTCTTATCtcaa GCAGcagaaattaaagaaaaatcagaagaaattaagaaaaataaagaaatattaacaaGTCAAGAAACTCTCATGCATGctgacaaaaatgaaaaaatgcaaTTGAAAGAACGTTTAGAAAAGCTAAAACTTCATATGAGTCAACTAGAAGCAGAAAAAAGACATTTACAAGATGAGTTGACCCAAACTGAATCAAAAGCTACTAAATTGGAAATACTTAGAATTGGCCTTGATGGAGATTTGCAACGGTTACAAATGATGTTGCAAGAAAAGGATAGTCAtatacaa aaacttGAAGAAAAACGTGAGAGTCATTCTAAAGCTTCTGCTGCACTCGAGGAAAGATGTGTTTCATTAACTGCTGCTATTGAGCGCTTGAATGCTTCATTAGCACATGCTACTGCTAATGAATGTGATTTAAAGGCTCAAATCCAAGCTCTTCAGAGATCTTTGCATGATGCTTCTATGAGTTCTGCTTCACATAGTGACAAATATAAACAg TTGCAAAGAGCATtacaaaattgtgaaaatgaaaaaaaaattgctattgAACGTTTGGATGTAGCACAACACAATTTAGCTGATTGTCGCCGTGACCAACAGTCAGTGAATGATTCTATTATTAGACTACAAATGGATTTAGAAAACAAAGAAGTACAAAAATCTAATTTAGAAGCTCAATTGAGAGCTTTGGGAAATAAATCACTGCCAAGACAATCTAACAAAGATCTCTATGACGATAGCTCAgatcttagatttaaattacAATCACTCAACGATAAG gttCGTATGCTAGAATCAGAAAAACGAAGTTTGGAGAAAAAAGCTTTATCAAGGAGTAAAAGTTTTGAAAGAGTTGATTATGAAGGAAAATTTAGTCATGGTGGACGCTTTACAGAAGAAAATAGAGATTTAAAAAGTAGATGTGACGATTTAGAAAGGAAGTTATACGAAAAAgaagttgaattaaaaaatcttaaaatgtctTCATCTGATTACAG CTCAAATATACCTGTCAAACACACCGATTTAGAACGTTATCGTGCGGGGCAGTTGCAAGCTGAACGCATGTTAGAAGCACGCGAGCAATCACATAGACAACAAATTCATAGATTAGAGAATCaa gttgCGATGTTGAGGGATCAGTTGACGGAAGAGAGTAAGAGACGTCAAGCATACATTAACAAAACGACCAAAACCAATCGCGAGGCATTGGCGCTGAGACAAGTTTTGGACAAGTCGCTGTCTAAAATCGCTCAAGACCCATCGCCAGATGCTACTTTATTGAAACACGAAGCACGCACATTGCATCATGCCATTCCTTTGTCTAAGTag